The following proteins are co-located in the Microcystis wesenbergii NRERC-220 genome:
- a CDS encoding GNAT family N-acetyltransferase, which yields MIIREAKETDLPTIIEIYNAAVPTRKATADLKPISLESRREWFKKHAPEQYPIWVIVIEGRVVGWLSLQMFYGRVAYQKTAEVSLYIAPDYQGRGIGKLLVEYALERCPKLGISNLICIIFAHNQASIRLFEKFGFQRWGYLPQIAALEDFLADVVILGKKVA from the coding sequence ATGATTATTCGCGAGGCTAAAGAAACAGATTTACCAACAATTATCGAGATTTATAATGCTGCTGTTCCCACTCGCAAGGCAACCGCAGATTTAAAGCCTATTTCCCTCGAAAGTCGGCGAGAATGGTTTAAAAAACACGCTCCTGAACAGTATCCCATCTGGGTAATAGTGATCGAAGGTCGGGTGGTGGGTTGGCTGAGTTTACAGATGTTTTATGGTCGTGTCGCTTACCAAAAAACGGCAGAGGTTAGTTTATATATTGCCCCCGATTATCAAGGTCGTGGAATCGGTAAATTATTAGTAGAATATGCCTTGGAGCGCTGTCCAAAATTGGGTATATCTAATCTTATCTGTATTATTTTTGCCCACAATCAAGCCAGTATTCGTCTCTTTGAAAAATTCGGCTTTCAACGATGGGGTTATTTACCCCAAATTGCCGCTCTAGAGGATTTTCTGGCTGATGTGGTCATTTTAGGGAAAAAAGTCGCTTAA
- a CDS encoding plasmid replication protein, CyRepA1 family codes for MKYLEEWRDSGVDAELIDLNVTSLAGLSPSEYLLYSQELPRRNDGRVRDDILKRYEHISQGGWWCSGIDLLTGNYDLWGCFKPDFPRLSLDKAKPIKYEHPPQTPTGVFALRVPLKIWQRIAQHISINILTEEVDNKQEDLGFWSWVIKHPEIPICLTEGAKKAGALLTAGYATIALPGIHNGYRTPKDELGRRIGKSHLIPQLEKLANSGRKIYLVFDQETKPKNQQAVNLALQRMGYLFSQANCEVKVVTWDAADGKGVDDLLINRGEDYFQQVYQKATSWEIWKAASLNSLTLSPHLELNSRYLPDIAIPTSAQLMAIKSAKGTGKTEFLAKIVKQAIANQQKVLVIGHRVKLVEELCQRFGLNYISKIRDNPAAQIYGYGLCIDSLHPQSQAKFQAEDWQEAMIIIDEIEQVLWHGLNGDTCKANRVAILKSLKSLLQAVVSSGGKVLVADANLSDISLEYLTSLAAIKLEPFLISNEWKPSYQEAWRVYNYSDNTPQQLVKDLVKHIKEGGKPFVCLSAQKLTSKWGTITLESYLRKQFPQKKILRIDSESLPDSSHDAYQAIGNLNQLLLNYDIVLASPAIETGISIDIQQHFTSVWCLAQGIQTPTSIAQFLGRIRENIPRYIWSAVYGFNQVGNGSTSIPKLLTSGHRLTEVNIRLLHQSDLESLEDLDTNFQAESLLCWAKMAVRVNAYMLNYRQSILGILQAEGHRIKERNQEEELEITNQLTEAIEEIREHNYRSECEAIASASEITESEYRWLKKQLIKSVKERRIIRKYDLYKRYGIPVTPQLVIKDDQGWYQELRLHYFLTIGRQFLCDRDALIARKLIESGHGSLFIPDFNGSQLGVIIGTLEVLGIPVLLANPERELTNHDADLQKMAEIAIKNRNEIKTITKINLSNTSRPLTIIRNCLNLLGYELTSKGSQRIAKKSLKVYQIVAPQDGREQVFQQWLFRDEKCAGSSEIWYEDYLFSLTQKPSLGESENAYIQLSLEL; via the coding sequence ATGAAATATTTAGAAGAATGGCGTGATAGCGGGGTGGATGCGGAGTTAATCGATCTCAATGTCACCAGTTTAGCGGGGTTATCTCCCAGTGAATACCTACTCTACTCCCAAGAATTACCGCGACGCAATGATGGCAGAGTTAGGGATGATATTCTCAAGCGTTATGAACATATCAGTCAAGGCGGTTGGTGGTGTTCAGGAATTGACTTATTAACGGGTAATTATGACCTTTGGGGCTGTTTTAAGCCCGATTTTCCCCGTTTAAGCCTTGATAAGGCTAAACCGATTAAGTACGAACATCCTCCCCAAACCCCTACGGGAGTCTTTGCTTTGCGGGTTCCCCTGAAAATTTGGCAAAGGATAGCCCAGCATATCAGTATTAATATTTTAACTGAAGAAGTGGATAATAAGCAAGAGGATCTCGGTTTTTGGTCCTGGGTAATTAAACATCCAGAGATACCTATTTGTCTTACGGAAGGAGCGAAAAAAGCGGGGGCATTACTAACAGCAGGTTATGCGACAATTGCCTTACCCGGAATTCACAATGGTTATCGTACTCCCAAGGACGAATTAGGTAGAAGAATCGGCAAATCTCATCTAATTCCGCAGCTAGAAAAATTAGCTAATTCAGGACGAAAGATTTATCTAGTTTTTGATCAAGAAACTAAACCAAAGAACCAACAAGCGGTTAATTTAGCTTTACAGAGAATGGGTTATCTATTCAGTCAGGCTAACTGTGAGGTAAAGGTAGTTACTTGGGATGCTGCTGACGGTAAAGGGGTGGATGATTTACTAATCAATCGAGGAGAAGATTACTTCCAACAAGTCTATCAAAAAGCTACCTCTTGGGAAATTTGGAAGGCAGCGAGTTTAAATAGTTTAACTCTCTCACCTCATCTAGAGTTAAATAGCCGTTACTTGCCAGATATTGCTATCCCTACATCAGCGCAGTTAATGGCGATTAAATCGGCTAAAGGTACAGGAAAAACTGAGTTTTTAGCTAAGATAGTTAAACAGGCTATTGCCAATCAACAAAAAGTTTTAGTTATTGGTCATCGAGTCAAACTGGTAGAGGAGCTATGTCAACGCTTTGGTTTAAACTATATCAGCAAAATTAGGGATAATCCTGCGGCACAAATTTACGGTTATGGTTTATGTATTGACTCTCTCCATCCCCAATCACAAGCTAAATTTCAAGCGGAAGATTGGCAAGAAGCTATGATTATTATCGATGAGATCGAACAAGTCCTATGGCATGGGTTAAATGGGGATACTTGTAAAGCTAATCGAGTAGCAATTTTAAAGTCTTTAAAGTCTCTGCTACAAGCTGTGGTCAGCAGTGGGGGAAAAGTCTTAGTTGCTGATGCTAATTTAAGTGATATTTCCCTAGAATATCTAACTTCTTTAGCGGCTATTAAACTAGAACCTTTCTTGATTAGTAACGAGTGGAAACCCAGTTATCAGGAAGCTTGGCGAGTTTATAACTACTCTGATAATACTCCCCAACAGCTAGTTAAGGATTTAGTTAAACATATTAAAGAGGGAGGAAAACCTTTTGTTTGTCTATCAGCACAAAAATTAACCAGCAAATGGGGGACAATTACCCTAGAATCTTATCTAAGAAAGCAATTTCCTCAGAAGAAAATTCTGCGGATAGATTCAGAGTCATTGCCAGATTCTAGTCACGATGCTTATCAAGCAATTGGCAATTTAAATCAGTTGTTGCTTAACTATGATATAGTTCTAGCTAGTCCTGCGATCGAAACGGGAATTAGTATTGATATTCAGCAACACTTTACCTCGGTTTGGTGTTTAGCACAGGGAATTCAAACTCCCACTTCTATCGCTCAATTTTTAGGGAGAATTAGAGAGAATATTCCTCGTTATATTTGGTCAGCAGTGTACGGATTTAATCAGGTGGGTAATGGTTCCACTTCTATCCCCAAACTTCTCACCTCTGGACACCGATTAACGGAGGTTAATATTCGCTTACTACACCAATCAGATTTAGAATCTCTTGAGGATTTAGATACAAATTTTCAAGCGGAATCTCTCCTCTGCTGGGCAAAAATGGCTGTGCGAGTAAATGCTTATATGCTTAATTATCGTCAGTCAATTCTAGGTATTTTACAAGCAGAAGGTCATAGAATTAAAGAACGTAATCAGGAAGAAGAACTAGAAATAACCAATCAGTTAACGGAAGCAATTGAAGAAATTAGGGAACATAATTATCGTTCTGAATGCGAGGCAATTGCCAGCGCTTCTGAGATCACGGAATCAGAATATCGTTGGCTTAAAAAACAGTTAATTAAGTCAGTGAAAGAAAGGCGAATTATCAGGAAATATGACCTATACAAACGCTATGGAATCCCCGTCACACCGCAATTAGTGATTAAAGATGATCAAGGATGGTATCAAGAACTACGCTTACATTACTTTTTGACAATTGGGCGACAATTTTTGTGCGATCGAGATGCTTTAATTGCGCGTAAACTGATAGAATCAGGTCACGGAAGTTTATTTATTCCCGATTTTAATGGTAGTCAATTAGGAGTGATTATCGGGACGTTAGAAGTGTTAGGAATTCCCGTATTATTAGCTAATCCTGAAAGAGAATTAACTAATCATGATGCCGACTTACAAAAAATGGCCGAAATCGCCATTAAAAACCGCAACGAGATTAAAACTATCACCAAGATTAATCTCTCTAATACTTCCCGTCCTCTGACGATTATTCGTAATTGTTTGAACTTGTTAGGTTATGAATTAACCAGCAAGGGCAGCCAGAGAATTGCTAAAAAATCTCTAAAAGTTTATCAGATTGTTGCCCCTCAGGATGGTAGAGAACAAGTGTTTCAACAATGGTTATTTAGAGATGAAAAATGTGCGGGAAGTTCTGAGATTTGGTATGAGGACTATCTCTTTTCTCTCACCCAGAAACCATCTCTAGGCGAATCAGAAAATGCTTATATTCAATTAAGTCTAGAATTATAG